One stretch of Candidatus Bathyarchaeota archaeon DNA includes these proteins:
- a CDS encoding 30S ribosomal protein S13 — MSKEYRHIVRIMGKDIDGTKYILNGLTNIKGIGKSLANAIIRTGEIRPNARVGYLTESEVEKLEKVIGELGGSGVPAFILNRQKDLDSGRDMHLVGPDLELKIKTDIDFMRELKTWKGVRHSFGLKVRGQRTKSTGRKGKAVGVKKKTLIASARAK; from the coding sequence ATGTCGAAGGAATATAGACACATAGTAAGGATAATGGGCAAAGATATTGATGGAACCAAATACATACTTAACGGATTGACAAATATTAAGGGAATCGGCAAAAGTCTGGCAAATGCTATCATCAGAACAGGTGAAATAAGACCCAATGCAAGAGTTGGCTATCTAACAGAATCCGAAGTTGAAAAATTGGAAAAAGTTATTGGGGAATTAGGCGGAAGCGGGGTACCCGCATTCATATTGAACCGCCAAAAAGATCTGGATTCTGGAAGGGATATGCACCTTGTTGGCCCGGACTTGGAACTTAAGATAAAGACTGATATAGATTTTATGAGAGAACTGAAAACATGGAAAGGGGTAAGGCACTCATTTGGACTCAAAGTACGAGGACAACGTACTAAGAGTACAGGAAGAAAAGGAAAGGCAGTGGGTGTCAAGAAGAAGACCCTGATTGCGAGTGCAAGAGCCAAATAG
- a CDS encoding 30S ribosomal protein S4: MGDPKKQRKKYVSSKNPWSKDQIEVETKLSGEYGLRNRRELWRYRTMLSNIRGIARSLLGETEEERLRIEPVFLKKLSRLGILPEEAKIDDILDLDIRDLLERRLQTIVYRLGLAKTIYQARQIITHRHIEVSGRAVSVPGYIVRRLDEANIGYSPNSMLSDKTHPLREFEASSAPKEPQQE, from the coding sequence TTGGGAGATCCAAAAAAACAAAGAAAGAAATATGTTTCGTCTAAGAATCCCTGGAGCAAGGACCAGATAGAGGTAGAGACAAAGCTATCTGGAGAGTATGGACTTCGAAATAGACGGGAACTTTGGCGATACAGAACAATGCTATCCAATATCAGAGGAATCGCTCGTTCACTGCTTGGGGAGACTGAGGAAGAGAGGTTAAGAATAGAGCCAGTCTTTTTGAAAAAATTGAGTAGGTTGGGAATACTTCCTGAGGAAGCAAAGATAGATGATATATTGGACCTAGACATTCGGGATCTGCTAGAAAGAAGGCTGCAGACGATCGTTTATAGATTGGGACTAGCGAAGACAATCTACCAGGCAAGGCAAATAATCACACATAGGCATATAGAGGTCTCTGGAAGGGCCGTATCCGTACCAGGATACATTGTGAGAAGATTGGATGAAGCTAACATAGGTTATTCTCCTAATAGTATGTTAAGCGATAAGACTCATCCATTACGAGAATTCGAAGCTTCCAGTGCGCCCAAAGAACCTCAACAGGAATAA
- a CDS encoding DNA-directed RNA polymerase subunit D — translation MKISILEQDSDSMSFILSDVSISFANAIRRIMMAEVPTMAIEDVMIFENTSVMFDEVLSHRLGLIPLKTDLKSYSTPEECDCESELGCNKCRASFTLDVDAGEEPRVVYSGDLKPDDPDIKPVSEKILIVKLAPGQKLKFEAYAKLGRGLDHAKYQPVSASTYRFNPIVKVDLKKCDGCGECVKFCPKNVFAIENSRLVVKNEINCILCNECIRHCPIEPSPIKISWDDKSFIFYVESTGSLSAKEIINEAVNILQKKAELVIEHAKKMK, via the coding sequence ATGAAGATATCTATCCTAGAACAGGATTCAGACTCAATGAGCTTTATTCTAAGTGATGTCTCTATCTCTTTTGCTAATGCCATCAGACGAATAATGATGGCTGAAGTTCCAACAATGGCAATAGAAGACGTGATGATCTTTGAAAATACATCTGTCATGTTCGATGAGGTCTTATCCCATCGTCTTGGTCTTATCCCCTTAAAAACGGATTTGAAGTCTTATTCAACACCTGAAGAGTGTGATTGCGAAAGCGAACTGGGTTGCAATAAATGTAGGGCATCTTTTACACTTGATGTAGATGCCGGTGAGGAGCCTAGAGTAGTTTATTCTGGAGACCTCAAACCAGATGATCCAGATATAAAACCCGTTAGTGAAAAAATACTGATAGTTAAATTGGCTCCAGGACAAAAGTTAAAGTTCGAAGCATACGCAAAACTCGGAAGAGGATTAGATCATGCCAAATATCAACCAGTATCCGCATCTACATATAGATTTAACCCAATAGTTAAAGTGGACTTGAAGAAATGTGATGGTTGTGGTGAATGCGTAAAATTTTGCCCAAAGAATGTTTTTGCTATTGAGAATTCCAGACTTGTAGTAAAGAATGAAATTAACTGCATTCTATGTAATGAATGTATTAGACACTGCCCAATAGAACCTTCACCAATCAAGATTTCATGGGACGATAAGTCCTTCATCTTTTATGTAGAGTCAACTGGATCCCTGTCAGCAAAGGAAATAATAAATGAAGCTGTAAATATTCTACAAAAGAAAGCTGAACTTGTTATTGAGCATGCCAAAAAAATGAAATGA
- a CDS encoding 50S ribosomal protein L18e: MKARTTNPESQNLIKFLNKQAKVNKVKIWKSLADYLSKSKRSNIVVNIGKLVRFSSDGDTVAVPGKVLGSGLLTHKLSVAAFNFTPVAQTKIEAAGGKCIDFYELVNKNPKGSNIKIMR; encoded by the coding sequence ATGAAAGCGAGAACCACCAATCCAGAATCTCAAAATTTGATCAAATTCTTAAATAAGCAAGCCAAAGTGAACAAAGTGAAAATCTGGAAATCCTTAGCTGATTATTTATCTAAATCTAAGCGCTCAAATATTGTGGTAAATATTGGGAAATTAGTTAGATTTTCTTCAGATGGGGATACTGTTGCTGTTCCTGGTAAAGTATTGGGTTCCGGCTTACTAACTCATAAATTATCTGTTGCAGCTTTTAACTTCACTCCTGTGGCTCAGACCAAAATTGAAGCCGCTGGAGGAAAATGCATCGACTTTTATGAACTGGTTAATAAAAATCCAAAAGGTTCTAATATTAAAATTATGAGGTGA
- a CDS encoding 50S ribosomal protein L13: MSEDPIIIDATDSILGRLASYAAKRALEGYRIIILNAEKAIISGNKRNIIQEAKKKLGTRTLGSQKKAPIHPRRPDLYVRRVIRGMLPRKKTKGKEAFSRITVFINVPEKYANENIIKVPKADASRIQHKYITVGDLSKEIGGS; this comes from the coding sequence TTGTCAGAAGATCCAATAATTATTGATGCCACTGACTCTATTCTCGGTAGATTGGCTAGTTATGCTGCTAAACGAGCTTTAGAGGGGTATCGCATAATAATATTAAACGCAGAGAAGGCGATCATCTCAGGTAATAAAAGGAATATAATCCAGGAAGCGAAGAAAAAATTGGGTACAAGGACATTAGGCTCACAAAAGAAGGCACCAATTCACCCTCGTAGACCGGATCTCTATGTAAGAAGAGTAATTAGGGGTATGTTACCAAGGAAGAAAACAAAAGGAAAGGAAGCTTTTTCAAGAATAACGGTTTTCATTAATGTTCCTGAGAAATACGCTAATGAAAATATCATAAAAGTTCCAAAGGCGGATGCATCTAGAATTCAACATAAGTATATTACTGTTGGGGATTTATCAAAAGAAATTGGAGGGTCATGA
- a CDS encoding 30S ribosomal protein S9 produces the protein MSERKKSIIVTGKRKTAIAKAVLKPGSGNVTVNGFPIDIINPEIAKEKMMEPILLAGDKAKSIDMRVNVRGGGFMGQAEAVRMALARGLVKWNRSTQLKRIFTQYDRTMIAGDPRQTEPKKFGGPGPRRKRQKSYR, from the coding sequence TTGAGCGAGAGGAAGAAATCAATTATTGTAACAGGTAAACGAAAAACCGCTATAGCCAAAGCAGTATTGAAACCTGGATCAGGGAATGTTACAGTTAACGGATTCCCAATCGATATCATAAATCCAGAGATCGCAAAAGAAAAGATGATGGAACCTATTTTATTGGCTGGAGACAAAGCGAAATCGATTGACATGAGAGTAAACGTGCGTGGTGGGGGTTTTATGGGGCAAGCTGAAGCTGTAAGGATGGCACTGGCTCGTGGACTAGTTAAATGGAATCGAAGCACACAATTAAAGCGTATATTCACTCAATACGATAGGACGATGATAGCTGGGGATCCTAGACAGACTGAGCCTAAGAAGTTTGGTGGGCCGGGGCCAAGGAGAAAAAGGCAAAAATCTTACAGATAG
- a CDS encoding DNA-directed RNA polymerase subunit N gives MMIPVRCFTCGKVIGDKWEDFKKKIAEGEEVGKILDELKIKRYCCRRTFISHIEVLEELLKYSKLPEDEDSNSF, from the coding sequence TTGATGATACCTGTTCGATGTTTTACTTGCGGCAAAGTCATCGGAGATAAATGGGAAGACTTTAAGAAAAAGATAGCAGAAGGAGAAGAAGTCGGAAAGATTCTTGATGAGCTTAAGATTAAAAGATATTGCTGCAGAAGGACTTTCATTTCTCACATTGAAGTTCTAGAGGAATTATTGAAATATTCCAAACTCCCAGAAGATGAGGATAGCAATTCATTTTGA
- a CDS encoding phosphopyruvate hydratase, whose translation MLNPELTIENFQARKVFDSRGSETIEVGIFTKKGFGRFSAPSGASTGRWEVQSYSKEGINASFKILNGELKSKLIGMSTEDQKGIDDILHEIDGTENFGRIGGNVALAISVSSALAAASSKNIPLFQQLSSIHRTALPHPLGNVIGGGLHAKGDKTDIQEFLVLPLRAKTITEAALANIGIHRELTNLLEKEQVRIGGKGDEGAWIAGLETTKALEVIDNACKKVEENSDVKMGIGMDVAASTLWNKENNHYDYKKDGRKLDTGEQIEFILSLIEEFNLVYVEDPLHEDDFESFGELTKKANKALICGDDLFATNIQRLELGLKHNAGNAIIIKPNQVGTLSDTFKTAKEAESHGYVTITSHRSGETCEPIISHLAVALNSPIIKCGVLGGERVSKVNELIRIEEILGEKAKLADIKL comes from the coding sequence ATGTTGAATCCTGAGCTGACTATAGAGAATTTTCAAGCAAGAAAGGTTTTTGATAGTAGGGGTAGCGAGACCATAGAGGTAGGGATATTTACTAAAAAGGGCTTCGGTAGATTTTCAGCACCCTCTGGTGCAAGCACCGGTAGATGGGAGGTTCAGTCATATTCTAAAGAAGGAATTAACGCATCTTTTAAAATACTTAACGGTGAATTGAAGTCTAAGCTCATCGGGATGAGTACGGAAGACCAAAAAGGAATAGATGATATCTTACACGAAATTGATGGAACAGAAAATTTCGGTAGAATTGGTGGTAACGTTGCTCTGGCAATTTCTGTATCATCAGCTTTAGCTGCTGCTTCATCAAAAAATATTCCCTTATTCCAGCAATTATCTAGCATTCATAGAACCGCATTACCTCATCCATTAGGAAATGTTATAGGCGGTGGATTACATGCAAAGGGCGATAAAACTGACATACAAGAATTTTTGGTATTACCTTTAAGGGCAAAAACGATTACAGAAGCTGCTCTAGCAAATATTGGAATACACCGAGAATTGACTAACCTATTAGAAAAAGAACAAGTTAGGATTGGGGGAAAAGGTGATGAGGGAGCTTGGATAGCCGGATTGGAAACAACGAAGGCGCTAGAAGTCATAGATAATGCTTGTAAAAAAGTTGAGGAAAATTCAGATGTTAAGATGGGGATTGGGATGGATGTTGCTGCTTCCACCTTGTGGAATAAGGAAAATAATCATTACGATTATAAAAAAGATGGAAGGAAACTTGATACCGGGGAGCAAATAGAATTTATTCTATCTTTAATTGAAGAATTCAATCTTGTTTATGTTGAAGATCCTTTGCATGAAGATGATTTTGAATCATTTGGTGAATTGACCAAAAAAGCGAACAAAGCTTTGATCTGTGGGGATGATTTATTTGCAACCAATATTCAAAGACTTGAATTAGGATTAAAACATAATGCAGGAAATGCAATTATAATTAAGCCTAATCAAGTCGGCACATTAAGCGATACATTCAAAACAGCTAAAGAAGCTGAATCCCATGGATACGTAACTATAACTTCACACAGATCAGGGGAAACTTGTGAACCAATAATCTCACACTTAGCCGTAGCATTGAATTCACCAATCATCAAATGTGGAGTATTAGGTGGAGAAAGAGTATCAAAGGTAAATGAACTGATCAGAATAGAAGAAATTCTTGGAGAAAAAGCTAAACTAGCTGATATTAAGTTATAG
- the rpsB gene encoding 30S ribosomal protein S2 translates to MSEENGETLRTDNLLLPLEELLASGLHIGTRIKTGDMEEYIYRVRPDGLFILNVGKANERIALAAKFISRFDPSGVIVISSRLYGRTPVKKFCEMTRTIPVVGRFLPGLISNPLQPKHIEPQLVVVTDPRADRQAMKEASLAGVPVLALCDTDNSFSYIDLAIPVNNKGRRALAMTYWLLARQILRERKEIDMEGNIQLSIDDFETKLTTTSPKIGSEI, encoded by the coding sequence ATGAGTGAAGAAAATGGAGAAACGCTAAGGACTGACAATCTTCTTTTACCACTAGAAGAATTGTTGGCCTCAGGCCTACATATAGGAACAAGAATAAAGACAGGAGATATGGAAGAATACATCTATCGCGTGAGGCCAGATGGATTATTTATACTTAATGTAGGAAAAGCTAATGAGAGAATAGCTCTTGCAGCCAAATTCATAAGCAGGTTTGATCCATCTGGAGTAATAGTTATATCCTCAAGACTTTACGGGCGCACCCCAGTTAAGAAATTCTGTGAAATGACTCGGACGATTCCAGTAGTCGGACGATTCCTTCCGGGTCTTATATCGAACCCATTGCAGCCCAAACATATTGAACCACAACTAGTAGTTGTAACCGATCCAAGAGCAGACCGTCAAGCTATGAAAGAAGCTTCTTTGGCAGGTGTTCCGGTCTTAGCTCTATGCGATACTGACAATTCATTTAGCTATATAGATCTGGCAATTCCTGTAAATAATAAAGGCAGAAGAGCCCTTGCAATGACCTATTGGTTATTGGCTAGACAAATTCTCAGAGAAAGAAAGGAAATAGATATGGAAGGTAATATACAACTATCAATTGATGACTTTGAAACTAAACTTACCACCACATCTCCAAAAATAGGCAGTGAGATTTGA
- the amrB gene encoding AmmeMemoRadiSam system protein B codes for MKVRNPSQAGAFYPGTESSLIAEIERCFLHEFGPGKIPKTSSNPIRSIKALIVPHAGYIYSGAVAAHSYYALASEGTPDCIVIIGPNHTGMGSGVSIMNEGKWVTPLGELSINSEVAKKICDASDIVDIDEEAHLHEHSIEVQIPFLQYLYGKKISFVPICMMMQDLDTSINLGEAISKSIYDKNALVIASSDMTHYEEGKIAKEKDRDAIDAILKLDEVALFNVIESKMISMCGYGPVMSTIVYGKKIGAKKAELISYRTSGDTTRDHSSVVGYASLIFYQ; via the coding sequence TTGAAAGTACGAAATCCCTCTCAAGCAGGAGCTTTTTATCCAGGGACTGAATCATCCCTAATAGCTGAAATAGAAAGATGCTTTTTACATGAATTTGGACCTGGAAAGATACCGAAAACATCGAGCAATCCGATACGTTCGATTAAAGCATTAATTGTTCCTCATGCAGGGTATATTTATTCTGGGGCCGTTGCGGCTCACTCTTATTATGCTTTGGCCTCAGAAGGCACTCCAGATTGTATTGTAATAATTGGACCGAACCATACCGGCATGGGTAGTGGTGTTTCAATAATGAATGAAGGGAAATGGGTTACACCACTTGGAGAATTATCTATCAATTCTGAAGTAGCCAAGAAAATATGCGATGCTTCAGATATTGTTGATATTGATGAAGAAGCCCATCTTCATGAACACTCTATTGAGGTTCAAATTCCATTTCTTCAGTATCTGTATGGCAAGAAAATAAGTTTCGTTCCTATATGTATGATGATGCAGGATCTGGACACAAGCATAAATCTAGGCGAAGCTATTTCGAAATCCATCTATGATAAGAACGCATTAGTAATAGCATCTTCTGATATGACACACTATGAAGAAGGCAAAATCGCGAAAGAAAAAGACCGAGACGCGATAGATGCAATATTGAAGCTTGATGAAGTAGCATTATTTAATGTTATAGAATCAAAAATGATCTCTATGTGTGGATATGGCCCAGTAATGTCAACGATTGTTTATGGGAAAAAAATCGGAGCTAAAAAAGCTGAATTAATATCCTATAGGACCAGCGGTGATACTACAAGAGACCATTCCTCCGTAGTTGGGTATGCTTCACTAATTTTTTACCAGTAG